One segment of Carassius auratus strain Wakin chromosome 2, ASM336829v1, whole genome shotgun sequence DNA contains the following:
- the igfbp1b gene encoding insulin-like growth factor-binding protein 1b, whose protein sequence is MRRLCVFVLLVSVLVCPADLSPVIRPEPIRCAPCSREQLDSCPAVSSDCPEVLREPGCGCCMSCALKKGESCGVYTAPCGAGLHCAPRPGDPRPLHALTRGHAVCVEFDHTQDEPDITSDQDSLHYLLSLNRPLDPRDAAEAQENIKARVNAIRKKLIPQGPCHTELHAALDVITESQQTLGEKFTSFYLPNCDQHGFFKTQQCETSLVGQPPRCWCVSSWNGKRIREDLASDSQCLQELTH, encoded by the exons ATGAgaaggctgtgtgtgtttgtgttgttggtGAGCGTCCTCGTCTGTCCGGCGGATCTTTCTCCGGTGATCAGGCCTGAACCCATCCGCTGCGCTCCATGCTCTCGGGAGCAGCTGGACTCCTGCCCCGCCGTATCCTCGGACTGTCCAGAGGTGCTGCGAGAGCCGGGCTGCGGATGCTGTATGTCCTGTGCGCTGAAGAAAGGAGAGTCCTGTGGCGTTTATACGGCTCCCTGCGGCGCTGGCCTGCACTGTGCCCCGAGACCCGGTGACCCGCGGCCGCTGCACGCTCTGACCCGCGGACACGCCGTCTGTGTAGAGTTTGACCACACGCAAG ATGAGCCAGACATCACGTCTGACCAGGACTCGCTGCATTACCTGCTGAGCCTCAACCGGCCGCTGGACCCCCGGGACGCAGCGGAGGCTCAGGAGAACATCAAGGCAAGAGTCAACGCCATCCGGAAGAAACTGATCCCACAG GGTCCGTGTCACACTGAGTTGCACGCAGCTCTGGACGTCATCACTGAATCCCAGCAGACGTTAGGAGAGAAGTTCACCAGCTTCTACCTGCCCAACTGTGACCAGCACGGGTTCTTCAAGACCCAGCAG TGTGAGACGTCTCTGGTGGGCCAGCCCCCCCGCTGCTGGTGCGTGTCGTCCTGGAACGGGAAGAGAATCCGTGAGGATCTGGCGTCTGATTCCCAGTGTCTTCAGGAGCTCACGCACTGA